A window of Cohnella herbarum contains these coding sequences:
- a CDS encoding extracellular solute-binding protein, whose amino-acid sequence MKRRSWTTIALILAMALIAACSSGNNKETSGSPKASAAASTAKASESAGEASEQPPTKLTMMVQSHPSWPVNKDWLVYRELGALANVQLDVSGYQGDWWEAIPLVIASGDLPDLMWMSGPDIIHQYGSEGALVNLLDHMDKMPNLEAWITDHREITNALLSTDGKLFMNPAQGAYGDWDGLWLYREDIFKKNNLEVPKTYDELFEVLLKLKEIYPDSYPLFLPDWGAMNQIALSFGTENSFYYNEETKSWQYGPTEDNYRQALQFVVDAYEAKLIPVEFGSLDSNKRNEMITTDQSFIVFGYIGHIDTYNNLARAANPDFKIAQFTPPGGAGHPGYHGSQFMFQEGLTVTTPSKNKDAAFKFIDSMFTEKGKEIASWGKEGITFEKAEGGNKYLPIVKDAATRSVSFGLRTAGVNAWFDNEANIALMNEETKASYLEAGKHIKPAGKTVIFTKEERDSIALKQEAIGKYVSENVSKFIIGQRSMSEWDAYVKGVNDLGLSDVLKVYEQAFARSRQ is encoded by the coding sequence ATGAAAAGAAGATCGTGGACGACGATTGCATTGATCCTCGCGATGGCATTGATCGCGGCTTGCTCGTCGGGAAACAACAAGGAAACTTCCGGCAGTCCGAAGGCTAGCGCGGCTGCCAGTACGGCTAAAGCATCGGAGAGCGCTGGCGAAGCTTCCGAGCAGCCGCCGACGAAACTGACCATGATGGTACAAAGCCATCCTTCGTGGCCAGTGAACAAAGATTGGCTCGTCTATCGGGAGCTTGGCGCGCTAGCGAACGTTCAATTGGACGTGAGCGGATATCAAGGGGACTGGTGGGAGGCCATCCCGCTCGTTATCGCATCCGGAGACCTTCCGGATCTCATGTGGATGTCGGGCCCGGACATTATCCATCAGTACGGCAGCGAAGGCGCCCTGGTTAATTTGCTTGATCATATGGATAAGATGCCGAACCTTGAAGCGTGGATAACCGATCATCGGGAAATTACCAACGCGTTGTTGTCGACGGACGGCAAGCTGTTCATGAACCCCGCGCAAGGCGCATATGGCGACTGGGATGGCTTGTGGTTATATCGCGAGGATATCTTTAAGAAAAATAACCTCGAGGTACCGAAAACTTACGATGAATTGTTCGAAGTATTGTTGAAGCTGAAGGAAATTTACCCGGATAGCTATCCTCTCTTCCTGCCGGACTGGGGCGCTATGAACCAGATCGCGCTCAGCTTCGGAACGGAAAATTCGTTCTATTACAACGAAGAGACGAAGTCTTGGCAATACGGTCCGACCGAGGACAATTACAGGCAAGCGCTGCAGTTTGTCGTCGATGCTTACGAAGCGAAGCTCATTCCGGTCGAATTCGGCAGCTTGGACAGCAACAAGCGCAATGAAATGATCACGACCGACCAATCGTTCATCGTGTTCGGTTATATAGGCCATATCGATACGTACAACAACCTGGCAAGAGCGGCGAATCCGGATTTCAAAATAGCCCAGTTTACGCCTCCGGGCGGAGCGGGTCATCCAGGCTATCATGGCAGCCAATTTATGTTCCAGGAAGGTCTTACGGTTACGACCCCGTCCAAAAACAAGGACGCGGCGTTCAAGTTCATCGATTCCATGTTTACCGAGAAAGGCAAAGAGATCGCCAGCTGGGGGAAAGAAGGAATTACGTTCGAGAAAGCCGAGGGCGGGAACAAGTACTTGCCTATCGTGAAAGACGCGGCTACTCGATCGGTTAGTTTCGGTCTTCGCACGGCCGGCGTTAACGCGTGGTTCGACAACGAGGCGAATATCGCGCTCATGAACGAAGAGACGAAGGCCTCCTATCTGGAAGCCGGCAAGCATATTAAACCTGCCGGGAAGACGGTCATTTTCACGAAGGAAGAAAGAGATTCGATCGCCCTTAAGCAAGAAGCGATCGGCAAATACGTCTCCGAGAACGTGAGCAAGTTCATTATCGGGCAGCGTTCGATGAGCGAGTGGGATGCCTACGTGAAAGGCGTTAACGATCTAGGCTTGAGCGACGTGTTGAAAGTATACGAGCAGGCGTTTGCCCGTTCGCGGCAATAG
- a CDS encoding ABC transporter permease: MNDSKYLLLLFLPTALYYLIFEYGPMFGIVVAFKDYNTFAGVWASDWVGLKYFRIFLFENPDFLKLLRNTFLIGVYSLVWGFPAPIVLALFLNELRSNIFKRVVQTVSYLPHFISNVIIVSMIVMFLSPDGGLINKLIGLFGEEPIYFLSKSEMFRTIFVSSGIWQGVGWGTIIYLAALTSVDPHLYEAAELDGAGRWKKMIHVSLPGIVPIIIILLILNIGGLLGTGFEKVFLLYNPMLYETADIFSTYTYRVGLLQGNFSYATAIGVFNGVVGFVLIVLTNYIARKTRETSLW; this comes from the coding sequence ATGAACGATAGCAAATATTTATTGTTGCTATTCTTACCTACCGCCTTATACTATCTAATCTTCGAATATGGCCCGATGTTCGGCATCGTGGTGGCCTTCAAAGATTACAACACTTTCGCTGGGGTTTGGGCTAGCGACTGGGTAGGACTTAAGTATTTCAGGATTTTCCTATTCGAGAATCCCGATTTCCTTAAGCTGCTGCGGAATACGTTCCTGATCGGCGTTTATTCGCTCGTATGGGGTTTCCCGGCGCCGATCGTGCTGGCGTTGTTCCTGAACGAATTGCGCAGCAACATCTTCAAGCGCGTGGTCCAGACGGTAAGCTATTTGCCGCACTTTATTTCCAATGTCATCATCGTCAGCATGATCGTCATGTTCCTATCGCCGGACGGCGGATTGATTAACAAGCTCATCGGTTTGTTCGGGGAAGAGCCGATTTATTTTCTGTCCAAGTCGGAGATGTTTCGAACGATCTTCGTTTCATCGGGCATATGGCAAGGGGTAGGATGGGGAACGATCATTTATTTGGCCGCGCTTACGTCCGTCGATCCTCATCTGTACGAAGCGGCGGAACTCGACGGGGCCGGGCGCTGGAAGAAAATGATCCACGTCTCGCTTCCCGGCATCGTTCCGATCATTATCATTTTGCTTATCCTCAATATCGGCGGGTTGCTCGGGACGGGGTTCGAGAAGGTGTTCTTGCTCTACAATCCGATGCTTTACGAGACGGCCGACATTTTCTCCACCTATACGTACAGAGTCGGATTGCTGCAAGGCAATTTCAGCTACGCGACGGCAATCGGAGTATTTAACGGCGTCGTCGGTTTCGTTCTGATCGTCCTAACGAATTATATCGCGCGCAAAACGCGGGAAACCAGCTTGTGGTAG